The Opitutus sp. ER46 genome has a window encoding:
- a CDS encoding prepilin-type N-terminal cleavage/methylation domain-containing protein — MTTRHSRGFTIAEFVVALVLLGVVLGPLLVFVTRIQDLNHAIGRQSRLESWRSFHDQALASGLNPNLAPALAATLNPAVPVVPPLPITQTSVAPAPGFPRLVPIHLMLDPSVAEPRVAGAGFQIGAGAPLPPRDDPTSPLVPIVMPTPVLTPVDGTTVAATSLAAANAGEPRVLQVTATASAEAEVHLVLSQPATATEGPGQAMQSVTAVHLLQRVQGHAWSEYPGRGDAGDRAVGLPDGRTRWLVTTAAGRLQVYEPSPLARFAYRLGLGAPVLKHGGIEVAPGTAVPFDFPAYTAVQQGTHAVTIDFPAATKAAFGDAWPTEAIGFQSTFGPFAGPFSGDLRSFFQPEWITAWSDLVRIAADPVVPEGAVADSAAWTFLRTRTALGVPVLATDADTTGFFAPGSVEFQAPVVADGRAFGRLSFDHGTILSTGTTLAMPVLP, encoded by the coding sequence ATGACCACGCGTCACTCCCGCGGCTTCACCATCGCCGAATTCGTCGTCGCCCTCGTCCTCCTCGGCGTCGTGCTCGGGCCGCTGCTGGTCTTCGTCACGCGTATCCAGGATCTCAATCACGCGATCGGGCGGCAGTCCCGGCTCGAGTCCTGGCGATCCTTTCACGACCAGGCTCTCGCGTCCGGTCTCAACCCGAATCTTGCCCCGGCTCTGGCCGCCACGCTGAACCCCGCGGTCCCGGTCGTTCCCCCGCTGCCCATCACCCAGACCAGCGTGGCGCCAGCGCCGGGGTTTCCGCGGCTCGTTCCCATCCACCTCATGCTCGACCCCTCGGTGGCCGAGCCGCGCGTCGCCGGCGCCGGTTTCCAGATCGGCGCCGGCGCGCCCCTCCCGCCGCGCGACGACCCGACCTCCCCGCTCGTTCCCATCGTGATGCCCACGCCCGTGCTCACCCCGGTCGATGGCACCACGGTGGCCGCCACGTCACTCGCCGCTGCAAACGCCGGCGAGCCGCGTGTGCTCCAAGTCACGGCCACCGCCAGCGCTGAGGCCGAAGTTCACCTCGTGCTCAGCCAGCCCGCCACCGCCACCGAAGGTCCCGGCCAGGCCATGCAGTCCGTGACGGCCGTGCACCTGCTGCAACGCGTCCAGGGTCACGCCTGGTCCGAGTATCCCGGACGCGGCGACGCCGGCGACCGCGCGGTCGGCCTGCCCGATGGGCGCACCCGATGGCTCGTGACGACCGCCGCCGGTCGCCTGCAGGTTTATGAACCCAGTCCGCTGGCGCGATTCGCCTATCGCCTCGGGCTGGGCGCACCCGTCCTGAAACATGGAGGCATCGAGGTCGCGCCCGGGACGGCAGTGCCCTTCGACTTCCCGGCCTACACCGCGGTCCAGCAGGGAACGCACGCGGTGACCATCGACTTCCCCGCCGCCACCAAGGCCGCGTTCGGCGACGCCTGGCCAACCGAGGCGATCGGCTTCCAGTCCACCTTCGGCCCCTTCGCCGGGCCGTTCTCCGGCGATCTGCGCTCCTTCTTCCAACCCGAATGGATCACCGCGTGGAGCGACCTCGTGCGCATCGCCGCCGATCCGGTTGTTCCGGAGGGCGCGGTGGCGGACTCCGCAGCGTGGACGTTCCTGCGCACGCGAACCGCGCTCGGCGTTCCGGTGCTCGCGACCGACGCGGACACCACCGGGTTCTTCGCGCCCGGCAGCGTCGAGTTTCAGGCGCCGGTCGTCGCCGATGGCCGGGCGTTCGGCCGACTCTCGTTCGACCACGGCACGATCCTCAGCACCGGCACCACCCTCGCCATGCCGGTCCTGCCCTGA
- a CDS encoding ATPase, T2SS/T4P/T4SS family has translation MPAFPILELLDQVTRPAGTTDITLKSTGSVAVGRNGALSVTHIPALAATWAESVRAILPARPSDARRGCTTVVRDPNGRRYRITLSPNREGEALSIRPLPRAILSPEELRLPEGLKDYFVQLQGGMFLVGGVTGSGKTWTLASLLKARAAALGGKFITIERPIEFEHEDTATAVFHQREVGTHAVSYAAALEEALQEKPNVLMVQEIRRRDEAETALSAALSGHVVVTSLHAYTAPSTPQRFLGLINPAFEDNGARDALAGCLEGVVLQRLIPGCEGLVPIFEVMYFRNQHGERLTQMERLVRQGNWLGLRQEMEISRRLGMMQWEDSLAERRQQQLIAV, from the coding sequence ATGCCCGCCTTTCCCATCCTCGAGCTGCTCGACCAGGTAACCCGCCCCGCGGGCACGACCGACATCACGCTGAAGTCAACCGGTAGCGTGGCTGTCGGTCGCAACGGGGCCTTGTCCGTAACCCACATTCCCGCGCTCGCGGCCACGTGGGCCGAGAGCGTGCGCGCGATTCTGCCCGCCCGGCCGTCCGATGCCCGCCGCGGCTGCACCACCGTCGTCCGCGATCCGAACGGACGCCGGTACCGAATCACGCTTTCGCCCAACCGCGAAGGCGAGGCGCTCTCCATCCGTCCCCTCCCGCGCGCGATTCTCAGCCCGGAGGAACTGCGTTTGCCGGAAGGCCTGAAGGACTACTTCGTGCAACTGCAGGGCGGCATGTTCCTCGTCGGCGGCGTCACCGGCTCGGGCAAGACCTGGACACTCGCGTCGCTGCTCAAGGCCCGGGCCGCCGCGCTCGGTGGGAAGTTCATCACCATCGAGCGGCCCATCGAATTCGAGCATGAGGACACCGCCACGGCCGTGTTCCATCAGCGGGAGGTTGGGACGCATGCCGTCAGCTATGCCGCCGCCCTCGAGGAGGCGCTGCAGGAGAAGCCCAACGTCCTCATGGTGCAGGAAATCCGCCGTCGCGACGAGGCGGAGACCGCGTTGTCCGCCGCTCTCAGCGGTCACGTGGTCGTCACGTCGCTGCACGCTTACACCGCGCCCTCCACGCCACAGCGGTTCCTTGGGCTCATCAATCCGGCGTTCGAAGACAACGGCGCGCGCGACGCCCTTGCCGGATGCCTCGAGGGCGTCGTCCTCCAGCGGCTCATCCCGGGATGCGAGGGGTTGGTTCCGATTTTCGAGGTCATGTATTTTCGCAATCAGCACGGTGAAAGGCTGACGCAGATGGAGCGCCTGGTGCGGCAGGGCAACTGGCTGGGCCTCCGGCAGGAAATGGAAATCTCCCGGCGGCTCGGGATGATGCAGTGGGAAGACAGCCTCGCCGAGCGCCGGCAGCAGCAACTCATCGCCGTCTGA